In a genomic window of Pokkaliibacter sp. MBI-7:
- a CDS encoding BolA family transcriptional regulator: MSVASKLESLLTEEFAPQFLTIDNESHMHSGPATESHFKVTLVSARFDGMRAVARHQAVYRSVAELMQNPIHALALHLYTEQEWQEKGQVSPASPTCRGGSKAS, from the coding sequence ATGAGTGTAGCCAGTAAACTCGAGTCTCTGTTGACTGAGGAGTTCGCTCCCCAGTTTCTGACTATCGACAATGAAAGCCATATGCATAGTGGCCCAGCCACTGAGTCTCACTTCAAAGTGACTCTGGTCAGTGCCCGATTTGACGGGATGCGTGCCGTTGCCCGGCATCAGGCAGTCTATCGTAGTGTCGCTGAACTTATGCAGAATCCTATCCATGCTCTGGCGTTGCATTTGTATACCGAGCAGGAGTGGCAGGAAAAAGGGCAGGTCAGTCCTGCATCGCCCACCTGTCGTGGTGGTAGTAAAGCAAGTTGA
- a CDS encoding adenosylmethionine decarboxylase, protein MFFEGSEKKVEVVVKAGGRSLRDLGKPFWEVIVAESQATILSTLSNEVCDAYLLSESSLFVWEDRFLMLTCGTTTLVNAITKFLESYGRDNVTMVVFQRKNEYQSHLQKTCVEDDIEALEQFISGTAYRLGHLDAHHNYVYHLNNHFEPEADDFTAELLMYHISGPVADYLRSEGQTAEGIRSRLQLSELLPGFTIDDFVFEPYGYSLNAIKDGYYATFHITPQERSSYVSFETNLDVEHEHAELFDRILAIFQPKSYDVISFDITPALTVPDQVVCISHYEQSLACGYQMTFRHFLEVVTEPAVAERII, encoded by the coding sequence TTGTTTTTTGAAGGGTCTGAAAAGAAGGTTGAAGTGGTCGTTAAAGCAGGGGGACGCTCTCTGCGTGATCTGGGCAAGCCCTTTTGGGAGGTGATTGTCGCGGAGTCACAGGCAACCATTTTGTCCACGCTTTCAAACGAGGTTTGCGATGCGTATCTGTTGTCTGAATCCAGCCTCTTTGTATGGGAAGATCGATTCCTGATGCTGACCTGTGGCACCACTACTCTGGTGAATGCCATTACCAAATTCCTTGAATCCTATGGGCGCGATAACGTGACCATGGTGGTTTTTCAGCGTAAGAATGAATACCAGTCACACTTGCAGAAGACCTGTGTCGAGGATGATATCGAGGCGCTGGAGCAGTTTATTTCCGGTACAGCGTATCGGCTTGGTCATCTCGATGCCCATCACAACTATGTTTACCATCTGAATAATCATTTTGAGCCAGAAGCTGACGATTTCACCGCTGAGTTGCTGATGTATCACATCAGTGGTCCTGTTGCCGATTATCTGCGGTCGGAAGGGCAAACCGCTGAGGGTATTCGTTCACGTTTACAGCTGTCTGAGTTATTGCCCGGCTTTACCATTGATGACTTCGTGTTTGAGCCCTACGGCTACTCGCTGAATGCCATCAAGGATGGCTACTATGCGACCTTTCACATCACGCCACAGGAGCGCAGCTCCTATGTCAGTTTTGAGACCAATCTGGATGTTGAGCATGAACATGCAGAGCTGTTTGATCGCATACTGGCCATTTTCCAGCCCAAGAGCTATGACGTCATCAGCTTTGATATAACGCCAGCGTTGACTGTACCTGATCAGGTGGTGTGTATCAGTCACTATGAACAGTCTTTGGCCTGTGGTTATCAGATGACATTCCGTCATTTTCTGGAAGTGGTAACGGAACCTGCCGTAGCCGAGCGTATCATCTAG